TGCTCAGTTCGCGGCTCCTGTGTTCTCCACAATGGAAACGGCGATCCCCTCCCGAAGCCGGTCGCGCCCTTGGGTGACAACTAATTCATTCCCCGCCAAACCCCCGGTGATTTCCGAGTTTATCCCGTCGTCGTTGCCGACCACCACGGGCACGCGAGCTGCCCTTCCATCAGTCACAATCCAGACATAGGATTGCTCTTTGGTGACTTCAATGGCGCTGCTCGGCACGAGCAAAGCGTCAGGGCGTTCCTCGAGGGTTATTTCGACGCTAGCATACATGCCCGCGAGCAGCCGTCGGTCGGAATTCCCCAAATCGATCTCCGCCGTCATCGTCCGTGTCATCGGATCGATCGCCCATGAGTACCTTGCCACACGCCCTTCGATTGACTCATCTGAGAAATCGGGCACGCGGACTGATGCCGTCTGTCCCTGCCGGACATAGTGAGCGTCACGCTCTGGTACTTCCACAACGACTCGCAGACTGTCAATACGCATCATCCGTACAATTCTCGCCGTCGGGGCTTGCGATGACGTGGCGATTTGGATGAGCGCTCCCGGATCGACCCAGCGCTGCGTGACGACTCCCGCGAAAGGGGCACGGATTTCAGAGTACGAGCACAGTTGCTCCAATCGTCCTTGCGCAGCGACGGCGGCCTCGTGTTCGCCCTTAGCTCGATCAAGGTCCAACTGCCTCACCATGTCGGGGTTCTGTTCGCGTGTCGCCTCCAAGCGATCGTAAACGAGTTTCTTGGCCCGTGATTCTGCGGTCACGCGTTCGAGTTCACGCTCGGTCTCCGGGTCACTCACCCGGGCCAGAAGTTCTCCGGGCTTGACCCAACTCCCGCGATCGACCCCGATCCAATCCAGATAACCGCCAACCTTGGAGTAGACGATGACATCTTCCCAGGGCTCGATGTGCCCGACGATCTTGGTGGACTGACGGATGTTCTCACGATTCGGAGCAGAAGTGGCTACCGTGACGACATTCTCCTTGGCCACATCCCCCGTAGCGCGGCCGCATCCGTGGCTCGTGACAGAGAGCGCGGCGATCAGAATCGCGAGTATTTTCGGCGGGGCTTTCATAGTCGAACTTCCTCCATTCAATCTTGCTGGGCCGACTGAGCGATTGCCGGTTGTCGCTTGAGAGTCACATAGAGACAAGGGAGCACCAGGAGAATCAGCGCCGCTCCCACAACACCCCCGACAATCGCGCGTGCCAGCGGCATGTTCACCTCTCCTCCCTCTAAACCGAGAGCCATCGGCAGCAGGGCGAGAAGTGCCGCCGATGAAGTCATGAGAATGGGACGGAGGCGGTCACGCGCGGATTGAATGATCGCCTCCCTGACCATGAGTCCCTGGCTGACGTGGTGATTGGCGAAATCTACCATGATGATGCTGTACTGGACAACGATCCCCACCATCATGATGATCCCCATGAGCGACTGGATGCTCAGCGCTGTGCCGGTCACGCCCAGGATCGCTGCGACGCCGATGAATCCGAGTGGAACCGCCAGCATGACGATTAGAGGATCAATGAACGAGCGGAGTTGCGCCACCATGACCAGATAAACGAGCACAGTGGCGATGAACAAACCAAACCCAAACTGGCGGAAGGCGCTGCGCATGATGTTTGCCTCGCCGCTGGCCGTGAGTGTATAGCCCTTGCCGGCAAATTCCTTCCCGCCAACTTCCCAATAGTCGCCGCGGTCGGATGTGCGGGCCACCAACCTCAGATCGCTGTTCTTATGCAAGGCGTCCTCGATCTCCTCGACCAACGATCCCACGGGATATCCCGCTTCTGCAGCGGCGTAGATATCAATCACGCGCGTGATGTTCTGGTGATTGACCTGCGAAGGGCCGATGCTGCGGTGGAAATCAGCGACATTGCGAAGCAGGACTGGATCCCGGGTTCCGGCACTCGTGAGCGGAATGTCCCTGATGGTCTCAAACGAGACCATGTCGCTTTCCTCATACTGAGCGCCCATGAAATAGTGATTGCCGTTGCGCTCATCGATCCAGAACGCGGGTCGAAATCCGACGCTCGAGTTCGTGGCCGTCACCAGGTTCGTGACGATGCGTTCCACGTCTAGACCTACGAATGCGGCCTTGGTGCGGTCGATCTCGACTTCGAGCGTGGGGTAATCCAGCTTTTGGGCGATGCGGGCATCGGCCACCCCGGGGATCAGTCGCATCTGGTCGGTGACGATATTGGCGATCCGTGAGGTCGTCTGCAGGTCGCTCCCGGCAACCTGGAAATGCACTGGGGCGGGTTCACCGAAGTTCAGCGCCGAGGAGACCATGCCCCCCGCATCGAATGCGAATTCGACTCCAGGGTACTTCTTATTCAGGGATTCTCGCAATTCGGCGATCAACTCGAACGTCGGTCTGTGGCCGCTCTTGCCCTTCAATTGCACAAGGACGAAGGCATCCATCGGGCCGCTGTTCGGCGTGTAGGCCGCCGGCCAATCCATAAGCACGCCAATGTTCGTGATGAGCATGCGCAAATCGGATTCTGGATGATTCTCGATCTTGGGGTATTCCGGATCGGCTTCGCCAGTCATGGCGATGATGTCGCCCTCGATCCGGTGCATGACCGACTCAGTCTGCTCGATGCGTGTCCCTGCCGGAAGACGGGCTGTGATCTGAAACTGCTTAGCATCCACTGGCGGGAAGAGCTCGCGTCCCAGATTGATCAAGACGAAAAGCGCGAGGACAAACGCCAGTGCGGCCCCGGCCAGGATCGCCCAACGCCGACGGAGCATCTTGCCGACGAACTGCGCATACCGCTCGGCAAGACGCTGAGTCCAGTCCGAATGTTCGTCTGTTCTGGCGCTTTTTCCACGGGAACCAAGAAACCTCCAGCAATAGGCCGGAACTGCCACCAAGGCGAAGAAGTAGGAGACGATCACAGCCAGTGTTGCGGCGATTGCCAACGGAGTAAAGAGGAACTTCGCCACGCCGGTCAGGAACACAATCGGGTAGAAGACCACTACGAACGTGATCGTCGAAACAAGAATCGGCAACCCCACTTCCTTTGCGCCATCGACGGCGGCCTGGCGCGAAGTTTTGCCCATGCGCAGATGTCGCACGACGTTTTCGAGGATGACAATCGACTGGTCAATAATGATCCCAATCGCCAGTGCCATCCCGCCCAGCGTCATGGCATTGATCGTCCCTCCGGAGTAGTACAGGCCGATGACGGCCCCGAACACGGCGGTGGGAACGGCCAATCCGACCGCGAGCGCCGAGCGGGCGCTCCGCAAGAACGCCACAACCACAAGCGCGGCAAGCAGAGCCCCAAGAACTCCGGCCATAACGAGACCTTTGATCGAACTCCGCACATATACTGACTGATCGAGAACGACCTCCAGACTGAGATCCTTCGCCTTTGGATTCATTTCCCGGAGTCGTTCGAGAATCTGGCCGGTGTTGCGCTTGATGTCGTCGACGATGGCAAGGGTGTTCGCTCCCGGCTGGCGGTACACCGGGATATAAACCTGGCGACGGCCATTGACACGGACGATGTTCGTTTGGATCTGATGACTGTCTTTGGCCTTGGCCACATCACGAAGAAAGACGGGCCTTCCGTCGACGACCTTGATGGGAATGTCGTTCAGATCCTCGACGTGCTCGGGCATCGAATTAGCAAAGATCTGATAGTCAATCTCCCCCGCCTTCATATTGCCGGCGGGGATGAGGACATTCTGCCTGCGGAGCGCATCGACAACGTCCATGGGAGAGAGTCCACGCGCCTCCAGTTTCTCGGGATCGACATATGCAAGGATCCGGCGAAGCACGCCGCCATACACGGCCGGCGCGATCACCCCCCGCACCGACTGTAGACGATTTCTCAATTCAAAGTAGGCGATGTCGTAGATTTCCTTCTCCGTCATCGTCGGACTCGACACACTGACCAAACACAGCGGCATCGAGGCGGTCGGATCAAACGGCATGACCATCGGCGGAACGGTTCCCGGAGGCAGGTAGTACAAATCAGACATCGCATAAGAGCTCACCTGACTGATTGCTGTCTCAAGCGAGACGTCCTCGTGGAAGAAATCCTTGACCACGCAGACGCCGAGCATTGACTTGCCTTCTTGGTGCTCGATCCCGACCGACTGCCCCGTCCAACGCTCCAACCGGCTCATGATGTCGCGTTCCATGACCTCCGGCGGCATGCCCGGATAGAACGTCAGGATTTGGACCGCTGGGGTCTTGAACTGAGGCAGAAGGTCAATGGGGATACGTCCGAGCGAAGCCACGCCGATCACGAAGATGGCGAGAACGAGAACAATGAGGAGAAATGGGTTCTCAAGCCCGATTTCGGAGAGTTTCATCGTGGAGATTCCATATCAATTACTTCAATGCAGTGCACGACCGGATTGCAACAAACGGGTCGATCCCTCGTCTATACCCGACTCACGGGCCGTGGGTCAGGATTCAGACCCGATAATGTCTAAATGTCCTGAGTGCGCCGAAATCATACACCCGGGCCTCGGTAATCTTCGATCGGGGCAATTTTCGCCTTCCTTGTTGTATGAATTCGCAGGCATGAGAACATATAGATAGGTGAAGGGGTTCACGAACCAGGACCCATAGGTTATGTGGCCACAGAGGAATGACAGACAGAAGCGATTCATGGCCCAGCTTGAGGAAGTCCGGCCACAATTGGTGCCGTTTTGCCGGCATTCCCTATACGATCGTGGCAGTCTCGAAGATGTGTTGCAGACAGTCGTGCTTATGGCCTACGAACGATTCGATGACTTCCGTCACGGGACGAGCTTTCACGCA
The DNA window shown above is from Candidatus Zixiibacteriota bacterium and carries:
- a CDS encoding efflux RND transporter permease subunit, with the translated sequence MKLSEIGLENPFLLIVLVLAIFVIGVASLGRIPIDLLPQFKTPAVQILTFYPGMPPEVMERDIMSRLERWTGQSVGIEHQEGKSMLGVCVVKDFFHEDVSLETAISQVSSYAMSDLYYLPPGTVPPMVMPFDPTASMPLCLVSVSSPTMTEKEIYDIAYFELRNRLQSVRGVIAPAVYGGVLRRILAYVDPEKLEARGLSPMDVVDALRRQNVLIPAGNMKAGEIDYQIFANSMPEHVEDLNDIPIKVVDGRPVFLRDVAKAKDSHQIQTNIVRVNGRRQVYIPVYRQPGANTLAIVDDIKRNTGQILERLREMNPKAKDLSLEVVLDQSVYVRSSIKGLVMAGVLGALLAALVVVAFLRSARSALAVGLAVPTAVFGAVIGLYYSGGTINAMTLGGMALAIGIIIDQSIVILENVVRHLRMGKTSRQAAVDGAKEVGLPILVSTITFVVVFYPIVFLTGVAKFLFTPLAIAATLAVIVSYFFALVAVPAYCWRFLGSRGKSARTDEHSDWTQRLAERYAQFVGKMLRRRWAILAGAALAFVLALFVLINLGRELFPPVDAKQFQITARLPAGTRIEQTESVMHRIEGDIIAMTGEADPEYPKIENHPESDLRMLITNIGVLMDWPAAYTPNSGPMDAFVLVQLKGKSGHRPTFELIAELRESLNKKYPGVEFAFDAGGMVSSALNFGEPAPVHFQVAGSDLQTTSRIANIVTDQMRLIPGVADARIAQKLDYPTLEVEIDRTKAAFVGLDVERIVTNLVTATNSSVGFRPAFWIDERNGNHYFMGAQYEESDMVSFETIRDIPLTSAGTRDPVLLRNVADFHRSIGPSQVNHQNITRVIDIYAAAEAGYPVGSLVEEIEDALHKNSDLRLVARTSDRGDYWEVGGKEFAGKGYTLTASGEANIMRSAFRQFGFGLFIATVLVYLVMVAQLRSFIDPLIVMLAVPLGFIGVAAILGVTGTALSIQSLMGIIMMVGIVVQYSIIMVDFANHHVSQGLMVREAIIQSARDRLRPILMTSSAALLALLPMALGLEGGEVNMPLARAIVGGVVGAALILLVLPCLYVTLKRQPAIAQSAQQD
- a CDS encoding efflux RND transporter periplasmic adaptor subunit — its product is MKAPPKILAILIAALSVTSHGCGRATGDVAKENVVTVATSAPNRENIRQSTKIVGHIEPWEDVIVYSKVGGYLDWIGVDRGSWVKPGELLARVSDPETERELERVTAESRAKKLVYDRLEATREQNPDMVRQLDLDRAKGEHEAAVAAQGRLEQLCSYSEIRAPFAGVVTQRWVDPGALIQIATSSQAPTARIVRMMRIDSLRVVVEVPERDAHYVRQGQTASVRVPDFSDESIEGRVARYSWAIDPMTRTMTAEIDLGNSDRRLLAGMYASVEITLEERPDALLVPSSAIEVTKEQSYVWIVTDGRAARVPVVVGNDDGINSEITGGLAGNELVVTQGRDRLREGIAVSIVENTGAAN